One segment of Rhodopirellula baltica SH 1 DNA contains the following:
- a CDS encoding type II secretion system protein, producing the protein MNARTNLHQPARVAPTTRSAFTLVEMLVVIGIIGILSAILIPAITGAIGTARDTAIRMEVDVIDQALAAYNLKYGDYPPDFYQWKDVERHFRTAFPDINDTELRILAQFTHVNDSLARCGGSGVTDPRTSSAFAHYPHAMDRAEALVFCLGGYSSDKKRPFTGQGGPLALVASASYPTTASDTDYQLFQFNSDRDNAFFDFGSARNSVIVVDGSGTFNPLGLAAPYAYSDDESVANALGFAQLPDPFPVAFPGVSELPVAYFSADNYQYALGSAAQGSWAWQQAGSKHLMNVYSPPGDLQDVGAAQVFVSAQQDTTPKSTLAGLPVVAAGAYEFVEPKRFQLVSAGRDNHFGGIFVPQGSGSYVTALPMFTTGQFYNPFGLPAAISGTPANLSSVDRYQDGYAYEKMGGSSPYTTRPMLDNITNFSTSTLDSDLP; encoded by the coding sequence ATGAACGCTCGAACCAATCTCCATCAGCCCGCCCGCGTGGCACCCACCACCCGCTCCGCCTTCACCCTGGTGGAAATGCTGGTGGTGATCGGGATCATTGGCATCTTGTCGGCGATCCTTATACCGGCCATCACCGGTGCGATTGGCACTGCTCGCGACACTGCGATCCGAATGGAAGTCGATGTGATCGACCAAGCTCTGGCCGCCTACAACCTGAAATATGGTGACTACCCACCGGACTTCTATCAGTGGAAAGATGTTGAGCGACACTTTCGAACAGCATTTCCAGACATCAACGACACTGAGTTGCGGATCCTCGCCCAGTTCACTCACGTGAATGATTCGTTGGCGCGTTGTGGTGGTAGCGGCGTGACCGATCCGCGAACTAGTTCAGCGTTTGCTCACTATCCCCATGCGATGGATCGCGCGGAGGCATTGGTGTTTTGTCTCGGTGGTTATTCCAGCGACAAGAAACGCCCATTCACCGGACAAGGTGGTCCGTTGGCATTGGTTGCCTCGGCCAGCTATCCGACCACCGCATCAGACACTGACTACCAGTTGTTTCAGTTTAATTCTGATCGTGACAATGCTTTCTTCGACTTTGGGTCGGCTCGGAACAGCGTCATCGTTGTCGATGGCAGTGGGACATTCAATCCGCTGGGGCTGGCCGCTCCATACGCGTATTCCGACGACGAGAGCGTTGCAAATGCTTTGGGATTTGCTCAATTGCCGGATCCCTTTCCCGTTGCGTTTCCTGGCGTGAGTGAACTGCCGGTCGCATACTTTTCTGCGGACAATTACCAGTACGCACTGGGGAGTGCCGCTCAAGGAAGTTGGGCTTGGCAACAAGCTGGATCGAAACACCTGATGAATGTCTATTCGCCACCGGGTGACTTGCAAGATGTGGGCGCAGCTCAGGTTTTTGTCTCCGCTCAACAAGACACAACGCCGAAGTCAACGCTTGCTGGACTGCCTGTGGTAGCTGCTGGAGCTTACGAGTTCGTGGAACCCAAACGCTTCCAATTGGTATCGGCAGGAAGGGATAACCACTTTGGCGGGATCTTTGTACCGCAAGGATCGGGTTCGTATGTCACGGCCTTACCAATGTTCACGACTGGTCAGTTTTACAACCCGTTCGGACTTCCGGCTGCAATCAGCGGGACGCCAGCAAACCTGTCGAGTGTTGATAGGTATCAGGACGGTTATGCCTACGAAAAGATGGGCGGGTCGTCGCCGTACACCACCCGGCCAATGCTGGACAATATCACTAACTTCTCGACTTCGACACTCGATTCGGACCTTCCATAG
- a CDS encoding pilus assembly FimT family protein gives MFIAKMRRVALRAGFTLVELMIALAIITLLTSIALPTIKNTLREQQVSRSATLLQSVIEEARARSIATGGGGGIIIDRIGGRGPLDRSQAIRMRFATTPAPYSGEGLGTRGLISVGFDPAGVEFDTVTMLVPGEASQLLRSARDISVNPNKRTLINPGDIVQLGDNGMPAQITGIGLTGTSDVLLTLQRIEANANFRRFHNQEVPFRILRSPTPAIAMPTELSQGATIDLTSSGIGRFGNEFSPMEIEGNYVDSTALPFTVATNRSQVVDYGSIWILFGARGEVSRVLATQRVSGALLLQELPVLGDIHFLVGRSGDLKVDPNDQLEDTDGSPFADDADDGTTPLLSDESIWVTIKSRNGEVVASSWTNPFVNQAQMIPPGPPSNNANQRLRIRSVIGAARTAAVEARDLGSN, from the coding sequence ATGTTTATTGCAAAGATGAGAAGAGTCGCTCTTCGTGCTGGGTTTACGCTTGTCGAATTGATGATTGCACTCGCGATCATCACCCTGTTGACCAGCATTGCTCTTCCAACAATCAAGAATACGCTTCGTGAACAGCAAGTGTCTCGTTCGGCAACATTGTTGCAGTCTGTGATCGAAGAAGCACGAGCAAGATCGATTGCGACAGGTGGTGGAGGTGGCATCATCATTGATCGCATTGGTGGGCGAGGCCCTCTCGATCGAAGCCAAGCCATTCGCATGCGTTTTGCGACGACCCCAGCTCCCTATTCGGGTGAAGGCTTAGGAACTCGAGGTTTGATCTCTGTCGGATTCGACCCTGCGGGAGTGGAGTTTGACACGGTGACAATGTTGGTTCCCGGTGAGGCATCTCAGTTGTTGCGTTCTGCACGAGACATAAGCGTCAATCCGAACAAGCGGACGCTCATCAATCCAGGCGACATTGTGCAGCTCGGTGACAACGGTATGCCCGCGCAGATTACTGGTATCGGCCTCACCGGAACGAGCGATGTCTTATTAACGTTGCAGAGGATTGAGGCAAACGCCAATTTTCGTCGTTTTCACAATCAAGAGGTTCCGTTCCGTATTCTTCGTTCGCCTACGCCTGCGATCGCGATGCCAACTGAGCTGTCACAGGGGGCAACGATTGATCTAACCAGTTCCGGGATTGGTCGCTTTGGCAACGAGTTTTCGCCAATGGAGATCGAAGGCAACTATGTCGACTCAACGGCGTTGCCGTTCACCGTTGCCACGAATCGATCACAAGTCGTTGACTATGGTTCGATTTGGATTTTGTTTGGAGCACGAGGAGAGGTCAGTCGAGTGCTGGCAACTCAGCGAGTGAGTGGTGCTCTGTTGCTGCAGGAGCTTCCGGTCTTGGGTGACATTCACTTTCTAGTGGGCCGTTCGGGTGACCTGAAGGTGGATCCGAATGACCAACTTGAAGACACCGACGGCTCACCGTTTGCGGATGATGCAGATGACGGAACGACGCCGTTGCTTAGCGATGAAAGTATTTGGGTGACCATTAAGTCACGCAATGGTGAAGTGGTGGCGTCGTCTTGGACCAATCCTTTCGTGAATCAGGCTCAGATGATCCCGCCGGGACCGCCTAGCAACAATGCCAACCAGCGATTGCGAATTCGGTCAGTGATCGGAGCCGCTCGCACGGCTGCGGTCGAAGCTCGTGACTTGGGGTCGAACTGA
- a CDS encoding type II secretion system F family protein, producing MPTYTFEAMDATGQEIRDEIDAANEDEAQTTIRQMGYFVTKIAVKKQAAGSAGAGGGKKRPFAMGGAKTKHICAFTRQLSILQDAGLPILRSLKILEGNQKPGKLKNALMDVCDEIEGGSTLSEAMAKCPKVFSRLYVNMIKAGEAGGALETILNRLADFLESAESLKRKVKGALIYPVIVVLVATLILTFIMLFIVPTFEKMFDEFGLDLPAPTVLLIAMSNYIAGYWFLLILMPICALILVKLMRKFKQGRIGFDMFIIRVPIFGTLIEKNILARTTRTLGTLISSGVPILEALNITRETAGNAMFERMFTGVSNQIREGEVISKPLKEYSVLGFHPMTAVFWALFGSFPGIMVMSVALTAKGGKLDDGTMVEMLTFMSSYMIIGGAVLCVLFYLTKIKGRVVDDLVVNMVDVGEETGELDTMLYKVADTYDEEVRIMTDALTALMEPLMIVFLGVAVGFIVISLFMPLVELISGLS from the coding sequence ATGCCGACTTATACCTTTGAAGCGATGGACGCGACCGGACAAGAGATCCGGGACGAAATCGATGCGGCCAACGAGGACGAAGCCCAAACCACCATCCGTCAGATGGGCTACTTCGTCACCAAAATCGCGGTCAAGAAACAAGCGGCCGGTTCCGCTGGGGCCGGAGGTGGCAAGAAGCGGCCCTTCGCCATGGGCGGTGCCAAGACCAAACATATCTGCGCGTTCACGCGTCAGCTGTCGATCTTGCAAGACGCTGGTCTGCCGATTCTGCGCAGCCTGAAGATCTTGGAAGGCAACCAGAAACCAGGCAAACTCAAGAATGCCTTGATGGATGTTTGCGACGAGATCGAAGGTGGGTCGACGCTGTCCGAGGCAATGGCAAAGTGCCCGAAGGTCTTCAGTCGGCTGTACGTCAACATGATCAAAGCCGGTGAGGCCGGCGGTGCGTTGGAAACGATTCTCAACCGGTTGGCTGACTTCCTCGAGTCCGCTGAATCGTTGAAGCGAAAGGTCAAGGGTGCGTTGATCTACCCGGTCATCGTGGTCTTGGTCGCGACGTTGATTCTGACGTTCATCATGTTGTTCATCGTTCCGACGTTCGAAAAGATGTTCGACGAGTTCGGGTTGGATCTGCCGGCACCGACGGTGTTGTTGATCGCGATGAGCAATTACATCGCTGGGTATTGGTTCCTGCTGATCTTGATGCCGATCTGTGCGTTGATCCTGGTCAAGTTGATGAGGAAATTCAAACAGGGGCGGATCGGATTTGACATGTTCATCATCCGCGTGCCCATCTTTGGCACGTTGATCGAAAAGAACATCTTGGCTCGGACGACGAGGACGTTGGGGACACTGATCAGTTCCGGTGTGCCAATTTTGGAAGCCCTCAACATCACGCGAGAGACGGCGGGCAACGCCATGTTCGAGCGAATGTTCACCGGGGTCAGCAACCAGATCCGCGAGGGGGAAGTGATCAGCAAGCCGCTGAAGGAATACTCGGTGTTGGGATTCCACCCGATGACCGCGGTGTTCTGGGCTTTGTTTGGATCGTTCCCCGGCATCATGGTCATGAGCGTCGCGTTGACCGCAAAGGGCGGCAAGCTGGATGACGGCACCATGGTTGAGATGCTGACGTTCATGTCCAGTTACATGATCATTGGTGGAGCCGTGCTGTGTGTTTTGTTTTACCTGACGAAGATCAAAGGCCGCGTGGTGGATGACCTCGTGGTGAACATGGTCGACGTGGGGGAAGAAACCGGCGAGCTCGACACGATGCTTTACAAGGTAGCCGACACCTATGACGAAGAAGTCCGGATCATGACCGACGCACTGACCGCGTTGATGGAGCCATTGATGATCGTGTTCCTCGGGGTCGCGGTCGGTTTCATCGTGATCAGTTTGTTCATGCCATTGGTCGAGTTGATCTCGGGCTTGAGTTAA
- a CDS encoding type II secretion system protein produces MFSKTSNRNAFTLVEVLVSFVIISVISGMVAIALSGAQRQAQDTRAKAMIDRLNLSILRLYEDESQRRVAMPGNVRDGEAVSHAQLIFKRDWLRAILPNNKADMDVGSGRSGAPNVAPIPYRTNAVEPPVAPAVAPENSRALASQRYRQRVMRTLNVGTWAAAWDLWTPEHQSAECLYQIFASSTLDGEPLLKQLRTRDIADTDEDGMPEIVDSWGVPLLWMRWPTGFYLKNRWAADESDSTAWPTVGELAAIIRNRGDDPLDLLRMDPRYRSEYDYDLASTTNDLVDPRTNSNSIMVDKLTYAVRPMIVSAGSDGEFDLVTSGPGTGRETVGDDFVASLRVADARDGSVRQFNRAVFFPDPFFTLNVVGTGADSPRPLLQRLGAVSDVNGDRTDNSADNIYPVLGF; encoded by the coding sequence ATGTTTTCTAAAACCTCCAATCGCAACGCATTCACCTTGGTTGAGGTGCTGGTGTCATTCGTGATCATCAGCGTCATCAGCGGAATGGTGGCGATCGCTTTGTCCGGAGCCCAGCGACAGGCTCAGGACACACGTGCGAAGGCAATGATCGACCGATTGAATCTTTCGATCTTGAGACTTTACGAGGACGAATCTCAAAGGCGCGTCGCTATGCCGGGCAATGTTCGGGATGGTGAGGCGGTGAGTCATGCTCAGCTGATCTTTAAACGAGACTGGCTGCGAGCGATCTTGCCAAACAACAAGGCTGACATGGATGTCGGTTCAGGTCGAAGCGGTGCTCCGAACGTTGCGCCTATTCCGTACCGGACCAACGCAGTTGAACCGCCGGTGGCTCCTGCGGTCGCTCCCGAAAATTCCCGTGCGTTGGCATCTCAGCGTTATCGTCAACGTGTGATGCGAACATTGAATGTCGGGACATGGGCCGCGGCTTGGGATCTTTGGACTCCTGAGCATCAAAGTGCCGAATGCCTTTATCAGATCTTCGCTTCTTCAACACTCGATGGGGAGCCGTTGCTGAAGCAGTTGAGGACACGTGATATCGCGGACACAGACGAAGATGGGATGCCTGAAATTGTTGATTCCTGGGGTGTCCCACTTCTTTGGATGCGTTGGCCCACGGGGTTCTATTTGAAGAACCGTTGGGCTGCAGACGAATCTGATTCAACCGCTTGGCCAACCGTAGGTGAACTTGCCGCGATCATTCGCAATCGCGGAGATGATCCGTTGGACTTGCTTCGAATGGATCCACGCTATCGGTCAGAGTACGACTACGATTTGGCGTCGACGACCAATGATTTGGTCGATCCGAGAACGAACAGCAATAGCATCATGGTCGACAAGCTCACCTACGCGGTGCGACCGATGATTGTGTCCGCCGGAAGTGACGGTGAGTTTGATCTCGTAACCTCAGGTCCTGGGACTGGCCGTGAGACGGTTGGGGACGACTTCGTTGCAAGCCTACGCGTCGCGGACGCGCGGGATGGTAGCGTGCGACAATTCAATCGAGCTGTCTTCTTTCCTGATCCGTTCTTCACCTTGAACGTCGTGGGGACTGGGGCGGATTCCCCACGCCCACTTCTTCAGCGACTAGGGGCGGTTTCCGATGTCAACGGAGACAGGACGGACAATTCAGCTGACAACATTTATCCAGTACTGGGGTTCTGA